The Tardibacter chloracetimidivorans region TGAAGGCAGTCGGCCCCGTCTTGAGGATTTCCGTCATGCCGGCGTCGATCATTCCCGGGCCGACGCCGTTGGCGCGAATGCCCGTCCTTGCTTCCTCGAGCGCGATGTGGCGCAGCAGGGTCGCAACGGCCGCTTTGGGCGTAGCCGAAAGGCCGTCGTTGCCGAAAGTCCGGTCGATCGCCGCCGTGAGGAGGGCGGTAAGGGAGCCGCCGCCGCCCTCGCGCAGATAGGCGACGGCGGCCTGCGCGATGTTGAAGAAGCCGATCACGTCGGTATCGATAACCGCGCGGAAGGATTCGAGGCTGAACTCCACGACAGGCCCGATCTCCAGAACCAACCCGCCCGCCGAGATGACGCTGTGAATGCGGCCGTGTAGACCGGCCGCCTTTTGCAGAACGTTATCCACCGACTCCTTGCTTCGAACGTCGCACTGAACGATCTCCGCACTGCCCCCTGCGGCCCTGATCTCGCCCACCACGCCTTCGACATTCTCAGGCCGGGAAAAATAGGTGATCATGACAGGCACGCCGCGCTCCGCGAGCAAGCCGGCAATGGCTTGACCAATGCCACCTGAACCACCGAAAACGACGGCACAACCTTGAGGGAACTCGGGAGTTTCGAGATCAAATTTCATGGCACCCCACCTCCGTCACATTTCTAACGACGGATTCTTGGGCCTACGATGACAGCGGAGGGATTTTCGATCCTGCATAAAGCCAACTGTCTGCGGCATAATCGCAGCACCTACGATGACTTCCGGGATGGTACGCGAGCCCCGGTTCCGTTTCAATGATAGGAGCCCGAATTCGCAGAAGGCCTCAGGCCTCCGGTGGTTAGGCGACGATGCTATCGAGCGCTCGTGCTCGGTAATGCCATCTCAATCGGATATGATGGATTGAAGCGCGACATCGGGTGTTTTGGCTTCCGCTCCCTCCGGCCCGGAAACCTTGTCGAGAAGCTCGACAAAGATGGCACGCTCCCCCGGCGTCATCGCTACCGTAATTCGATCCTCGACCGCATCGACGAGCACAGCTGCACGCTCCATCAAATCTTCACCCGCTTTGGTGAGGCGAATGGCCCGAACGCGGCGGTCCTTGACACTCTGCGTCCGTTTGATGATTTCGCGCTGCTCCAGTTTGTCCAATATCGTTGTCAGGTTCTGCATCGATATGCCCAGAGCGAGGCTGATGCCCGACTGCTGCGCATCGCCGCCACTGATATGCGCAAGCACTGTGAACTCGACAGGCGTGAGGCCAATTTCGGCGGTTCCGGCACGAAAGGCGCGGCGTACGCACAGATACGCCCGTCCTATCCTGCTCCCGACCAGCGAATTGAACTCGCCGGAGGAATACGCGCCATGCCTTTTCTTGCCCATTCAACCTCAACAATATCAAGCGCCCGCCACTATATTGGCGGATTCGCGCAACTTCAAACGCAGAGCGGATCAACCCTATTCAGCCAGGCCAAATTGTAAACTAAAGTTTGTACTCCGGTGGTCGATTGAACGATAACTTCATGCTTGGCATTCCGATTCCGTCTCGGAAATCGGAGGGCAGCAGCCACCATCGCAGCCGCCATAGTAGTAACAGAGATTGACAATAGATTCGCCAAACTTTAGGCAGCACAAACCGGCAAACGGCGCAAAAAGCTAAACGGGCAGTAAGATTCCTGGCGTCGGCGCACATGGTATTCGGTGGCTGGAACCGCGGTTTGGAGAGATGGAATGGAAGAGGTCAGTGCGGAAGTGCGGCAACTGGTCGGTCAGCTCGACTTCGATCAGGCAGAGCTGGCGCGCCGTTATGCCTATGAACGGGACGTTCGTTTGCGCCCCGACCGTAACAATCAGTATATCGAGACGGAGAAGGAATTCTCCCATTATGCCGACGACCCTTATGCAGAGCCCCTTGTCCGGGCCGCGGTCGAAGGTCACACCGATGTTATCGTGGTCGGCGGCGGGATCGGCGGACTTGTGACAGCCTCCTATCTTCATGACGCCGGTGTCGACGACGTCCGGATCATCGAAAAGGGCGGCGACTTCGGCGGGACCTGGTACTGGAATCGCTATCCCGGCCTGCGGTGCGACGTCGAATCCTATGTCTACATGCCGCTGCTGGAGCGCTTCGGGGGCTTCCCCACCGAAAAGTACAGCAGGGGTTCGGAGATTCTCGACCATCTGCGCAAGATCGCGCGGAAGCTCAACCTGTACGACAAGGCACTGCTGCAGACCCAGGTCATGGGCCTGAAATGGGACAAGGACGCGGCACTGTGGCGCGTCGAGACCGATCGCGGCGACAAGGTCACCGCCAAGTTCGTCATCATGGCCAATGGCCTGCTCGTGAAGCCCAAGCTGCCGGGCATTCCCGGCATCGAAGATTTCAAGGGTCACACCTTCCACACCAGCCGTTGGGACTATGACTATACCGGCGGCAGCCAGAACAGCGCGCTGGTGAACCTGGCCGACAAACGGGTGGGAATTGTCGGCACGGGCGCCACGGCGGTTCAGGTCGTGCCCGAGGTCGGCTCGGTCGCGAAGGAACTCTACGTCTTTCAGCGGACGCCCGCCGCGGTCGATTACCGCTATAATAGGCCGACGGACGTTGCCTGGGCCGGAAACCTGGCTCCTGGCTGGCAGGACGACAGGGTGGTCAATTTCCACGCCGTCGCCGGGGGGCTCATCGACGGCCCCGATCTGGTGAAGGACGGTTGGACCGAAATCGGCAAGCTGCAGGATTCGACTGCCAGCTGGGCAGCGAAGAAGATTGGCCGCCCGCTCAACAGCGCAGAGGCGGAATTCGTCACCAACGCGCTGGACGATCTAAAGATGAACCATCTGCGCGCCCGTATCGACGCGGAGGTAAAGGATCCGGCAACGGCAGAGGCGCTCAAGCCATGGCATCGTCGCTGGTGCAAGCGGCCTTCGTTCAGCGATGAATATCTGCAGACCTTCAATCGGCCCAACGTCTCGATCGTCGATACCGCCGGCAAGGGCATCGAGCGGATGACGGCGAACGGCGTCGTCGCCGGCGGCAAGGAATATGAGCTCGACTGCCTGATCTTCGCGACCGGCTATGAGGTCGGCACCGAATATACCCGCCGGGCCGGCTATGACGTCATCGGCCGTGACGGCGTGGAGCTGGGCCAATATTGGCATAATGGGATGCGGACCTATCAAGGCATTTTCATTCACGGCTTCCCGAACCTGTTCATGTGCGGTTGGGGACAGAGCGCCGGCACTTTTTCGGTCACGTTCATGCTGTCCGAGCAGGCGAAGCATATCGCATTCGTCCTGAAGACCTGTCTTGATCGCGGGCTGCGCACAGTCGAGCCCTCTGCGGAAGCCGTCGAGGACTATGTCCTGAGCGTGCGCCCGCTATCGATCAGCCAGCGGAAGTTCTGGCAGGATTGCACACCGAGCTATTTCACGACGGAAGGCGATACCGCCAATCCTCACGGCATGTTTGCGAACATTCCGCCCGTGGGACCGATCCAATTTTACCAGGATCTGGAAGCGTGGCGCGCCCGAGGCGACCTGAAAGGCCTTGAGCTTGCCTAAGTCCGCAGTTCGGAGCGGCCAGGGGCTGCAGGGCGGCGGCTTCGACTGTCGACATGATCAGGGTGAAAGGACTATGATGGCCGAGGAATGCAAGATTGTCGCTAGTGGCTTTCGCTTCAACGAATGCCCCAGATGGCATGATGGCGCGCTCTATCTCGTCGATATGTATGATCGACGCGTCTGCCGCATGGACAGCGATGGTCAGGTTAATACCGTCGTCGAACTGGAACATCCCGGCGGCCTTGGCTGGTTGCCGGACGGCAACCTGCTGGTCGTTGCCTCGCACGACTGCAAGGTCCTCCGCTATGACGGGCATGGCTTGCACGAACATGCCGATCTGACCGGCCAAGGCCTGGTCATGGTCAACGACATGGTCGTCGGCAAATCGGGCAATGCCTATGCCGGCGGGCTCGGCGCCGGCTTTGCGGACGGGCTGCTGCCACCCATCCCAATCTTTCACATCACGGCGGACGGCAAGGTCCGCCCTGTTGCCGAAGGGCTCTACGGCCCCAATGGCATGGTGATCACCCCCGACGGCAAGACGCTGATCGTGGCCGAAAGTTTTGCGAGCCGACTGACAGCTTTCGACATCGCCGGTGACGGCAGCTTATCGAACAGGCGGACGTGGGCGTCCCTCGGCGGCGGTGAGATCAGCTCGGTGGAGGCTCTGCTGGAGAAAGACTTCGTGATCCCCGACGGCATTGCTCTCGACGCCGAAGGCGCCGTCTGGGTAGCGGACGCGCGCGGCGGCGGCGCTTTGCGCGTCGCAGAGGGTGGCCAAATCCTGGAGCGGCGCTCCTTCGGTTCCGATACCGCTGTTGCCGTCGCACTGGGCGGACAGGACGGACGGACGCTTTATGCGATGGCCGGCCCACCCTTTCACAAGATGGCTGAAATTTTCGGCTCGACCGATCGGCTTTATTCCATCCGGACCTGCGCGGTCGATGTTGCCGGGGTGGAGGTATATTGATCGACCGGTCGCGGCTTGGCGCGCGCCCGGAGTCCAACCCATCGAGCAAAGCACCGATCTGGCGCGAAAGCGTGATCGGCACACGCGAAGGAAGTTCATGCAGACTTACGAAGGAAAGGCTATCGTCCTGGCATCCAGGCCGACGGGCAAACCCGCCCCCGACAACTTTCGCGTGGAAGATATCGCGATTTCGCACGTTCCCGACGGGAAGGTCCTGATCCAGAATCTGTGGCTGTCGATCGAGCCCTATATGATGCTGAGCATGAAGGGCTCGATCCCGATGTCGCAGCGGGTCCACGCCAACCGGCTCAACCGGCTGTCGGACCTCTATGTTAGCGGCGTCGATATCGGACAGGTCATGTGCGGCCCCACGATCGCGCGCATCCTGGTGTCGAAGCGGGATGATTTCCGTGCCGGCGACATGGTCGTGGCCTATGGCGGCTGGCAGGACATCCTCATCGACGACGGGAGCGCCCTGCTCAGGATCGATCCCTCGGCCGGTCATGTGACGGCACAGCTGGGCGTGCTGGGGATCCCGGGATTCACCGCTTATGGCGCCATGCGGGAAATCGCACAGCCGAAGGCCGGCGAGACGGTCGTCGTGTCGGCAGCCTTCGGTCCGGTGGGCTCGGTCGCCGGGCAGATGGCGCGGCTGGCCGGTGCGCGAAGCGTGGGGATCGCGAGCGGCCCGGACAAATGCCGCCGGCTCGTGACGGACCTTGGCTTCGATGTCGCACTCGACCGTCTGGTGCCGGATTTCGCCGCGCAGCTCGCCGAGGCCTGCCCAAACGGCATCGACGTCTATTTCGAGAATGTCGGCGGCATGATCTGGTGGACCGTGTTGCCCTTACTCAACGAACGCGCGCGCATCCCGCTCTGCGGGCTCGTGTCGCGATATGCATCGGACGGCGTCGATGACGGCATCGACCGTAGCATGGAGGTGATTGAGGCGATCCAATATAAGCGCCTGCTGATCCGCGGCGTGTCCGTCTTCGACTATGTGCCCCTGGAGGCGGACTTCTATCGCGAGATGGCTGGCTGGGTGGAGCGTGGCGATATCCGGTATGTCGAGGATGTCGCGGAAGGTCTCGCATCGGCGCCGCAGGCACTGATTGACGTGCTGAAGGGCCGCAACAACGGCAAGATGCTGGTCCGGCTGGGGCGCCGATGAAACGTCTGGGCGCTATGCATGCCGCGCATCGGCAGAATGCGGGGAAAGCCCGCATATGATCGACAAAGCCTCTTCCTCGCCCAAGATCGCGGTGGGAGATATCCGTGATGGCGCGTCGATCATGATCGGTGGCTTCGGCACCGCGGGCATGCCGGACGAGCTGATCGAAGGGCTCATCGCCGGCGGCGCCCGCAACCTGACCATCATCAGCAATAATGCCGGAAATGGCGAGACCGGCGTAGCCGCCCTGATCAAGGAGGGCCGCGTGAGCAAGATCGTCTGTTCCTTCCCGCGGCAGTCCGACTCGCACCATTTCGATGCCGCATACCGCGCAGGCCAGATCGAACTCGAACTCGTCCCGCAGGGGAATCTCGCGGCGCGCATTCAGGCCGCCGGCGCCGGCCTCGGCGCGATCTTCACCCCTACCGGCTTCGGCACCCTGCTCGCCGAGGGCAAGGAAACACGCCGCATCAATGACCGCGATTACGTCATGGAATATCCGATCCATGCGGATTTCGCACTCATCAAGGCGCTCAAGGGCGACAGGTGGGGCAACCTCGTCTATCGCAAGACCGCGCGCAATTTTGGCCCGATCATGGCCATGGCCGCCAGGACGACCATAGCCCAAGTCGAAGAGCTGGTCCCCCTTGGCGCGCTCGATCCCGAGGTCGTCGTGACGCCGGGCATCTTCGTTCAGCGCGTCGTCCGGATCACCCATGTCGCTGCAGCCGAAGCGCGGTTGGGAGAGGCGACATGAACCGGCTGGACCGTAAACAGATGGCCGCGCGCGTAGCGCAGGACATCCCGGAAGGGGCTTATGTCAATCTCGGCATCGGCCTTCCGACGATGATCGCCAACTTTCTGCCGGCCGATCGTGAAATCCTACTTCAGAGCGAAAATGGTCTTCTCGGGATGGGGCCCGCCCCGTCACCGGGCGACGAGGATTGGGAGCTTATCAATGCCGGAAAGCAGGCGGTGACGCTGCTGGCCGGCGGCTCCTTCTTTCATCATGGCGACAGTTTCGCGATGATGCGCGGCGGCCATATCGACATTTGCGTCCTGGGCGCGTTCCAAGTTTCCATTCTCGGCGATATCGCCAACTGGCATAGCGGGGCGCCCGGCGCGATCCCGGCCGTGGGTGGGGCGATGGATCTGGCCATCGGCGCCAAGCAAACCTTCGTGATGATGGATCTGCTGACCAAGCAGGGGCAGAGCAAGCTCGTGCCGTCATGCTCGCTTCCCCTGACCGGCCTTGGCTGCGTCTCCCGCCTCTATACCGATGTCGCCGTGTTCAATCTTGGGCCCGAGGGTGTTCGCGTCGTCGAAACCGTCGACGGGGTCACGATCGACATGCTGCGTAACCTGACGGGCATAGCCCTTGTGAGCCAGTGAGCGTTCCGCCAGAGGCCTGAGAAACGCATCGATATCCATCGGAAGGTCAAAAAAATATGAGCGATGCCTATATCTGCGACGCCATCCGCACGTCGATCGGGCGATATGGCGGTGGCCTGGCTAACCTTCGCGCGGACGATCTGGGCGCGCTGCCGCTGAAAGCGATGCTGCAGCGCAATCCGGGGCTTGATCCGGCGGCGGTCGAAGAGGTGTTTTTCGGCTGCGCCAACCAGGCCGGCGAAGACAATCGCAACGTTGCGCGCATGAGCCTATTGCTCGCCGGGCTGCCGCACAGCGTCCCCGGCGTTACGCTCAATCGCCTATGTGCTTCGGGCCTGGAAGCGATCGGCGCGGCCGCGCGCGCCATCGGATCCGACGAGATGGCGCTCGCCTTCGCCGGTGGCGTCGAAAATATGACGAGAGCTCCCTTCGTCATGGGCAAAACCGCGCAGCGCTTCGGTCGCGATCAGAAGATCGAAGACACTACGATGGGCTGGCGCTTTATCAATCCCGCCCTCGATGCGGCCGTCGGCACGGAAACGATGCCCCGGACGGGCGAAAATGTCGCCGCCGCCTATGGCATCAGCCGCGCCGATCAGGACGCCTTCGCGCTGCGCAGCCACGAGCGCGCGCTGGTCGCCCAGCGAAGCGGCTTTCATGCCGAAGAAATCCTCCCCCTGAGCGTGCCTTCGGGCAAGCGGGGCGAGGCAACCCTTTTCGGCATGGACGAGGGCCCGCGCGCGGACACGACCCTGGAAGCGCTACAAAAGCTGAAGCCGCTTTTTGGCGCGGATGCGACCGTGACCGCCGGCAACGCCTCGAGCATCAACGACGGCGCGGCCGCGCTGATCGTCGCGAGCGAAGCAGCTGCCAGGGATCATGGGCTGACGCCGCGGGCGCGAATCCTCGGCATGGCGGCGATCGGGGTCGAGCCACGCATCATGGGTATCGGCCCGGTGCCCGCCACGCAGAAACTCATGGCCCGCCTCAATCTAAAAATCGACGATTTCGATGCGATCGAACTCAATGAGGCGTTCGCCAGCCAGGCCCTCGCGGTCTTGCGCGCCCTGGGCCTTCACGACGACGCACCGCATGTGAACGCCAATGGCGGCGCGATCGCGCTCGGTCATCCGCTTGGCATGTCCGGTGCCCGCCTGGCCCTGACGCTGGTCCACCAGCTCGAGAAGACCGGAGGAAGGCTCGGCCTCGCCACGCTCTGCGTCGGCGTCGGCATGGGCCTAGCCCTCGCGGTCGAGCGCGTTTGATGGGGCATGTTGGCCGACCGTCGCCCAGCGATGGTCGGTCGGATACTAGAATTTGAAACGGGCCTCGATCGTGAAGGTGCGCGGCTCACCGGGGACCAGGGTGTTGAGCTGGTAGCTCTCGCCCGTCGCCACGCCACCGACATAATAGATTTTGTCGAAGGCGTTTTTAAGATTCGCCGTGAGCGACCAGCCCGCGGAATCATTTTGAAGGCCCAGCCGGAAGTTCGCGGTCGTGTAGGACGGAATGATCGATCCAGCGCTGTTCAGGCTGCGCGGGCTCGTGAAGTTCGACGACTGCCGATAGACATCGCCGTGCACCAGAAACGAGAGTTCGGCCGATAGCGGGATCGTCACGTCGGCATAGGCTACGCCCGAGAATTTCGGGGTGTCGGCGACCCGGTCATAGACCACGGGCAGTCCGTTGGCATTCACGTTGCCATCGACGAATTTTGATTTGGTCAGATTGACGTTGCCGCCGAGGAAGAGCCAAGGCGTCGGCTGGATCGAACCGTCTAGCTCCAGACCATATACCTCGGCCTTCGGCACATTGACGGTGAGCACCGCTGGTCCGCCGCCGACGAACGTATAGGCCGCCCTCTGGTTGTTGCTGATCCAATTGTAGAAGAAGGCGGCGTTAAGACGCGTTCGCACGTCGCCAAGCTCGCCGTTGAACTTGGTACCGAGCTCCGCATCTATGATTTTCTCGGCGCCATAGCTGTCGCCGCCCTGAACTCCCTGTCCATCGAGAGGCGGCAGAAGCAGGTTGTATCCGCCGCTTTTATAGGCGCGCCGGGAAGCGGCATAGACGAGCAGCGTCGGATCGACCTGATGTTGGAGGCCGAGCGTCCAGCTCAATTTGTTGTAGGTCGCCGACTTATTATAATCATAGCCGGCGGGCGCCGGATCGCCGAGGGCGATACGCGAACTGTTGGTCGGAAGCGTGACGCGCGTCACCTTCTCGCTGGTGTAGCGAAACCCGGCGGTCGCCGAGAGACCCGTATCGGTCAGCTTGAACGAACCCTGGGCATAGCCGGCATAAGTGAAGTTTTTGACGGTGTTATCCAGATGCTGCAGGAAGCCGCCAAACAGAATGTCGAGAGAATTATTGGTGAGGCGCTGAGTGGTTTTCTCGTCCGAGAAATAGCCGCCGATCGTATAATCGAGACGATCCGACAGCGCCGTACCCTGCAATTGCAGTTCGTCGGAAATCTGGCGCGTGAAGTTACAAATGCACTCGCCGACCCTTTGGCCGGATACCAGAAAGGGGAAGCCATCCGCGTCGTTGCCGTAATTCTCGCGAATGCGGGTATAACCGAGGATATTCTTCAGCCGCGCGGTGCCACCGAGCTCCACGGTCGTCGCGTTGGTCACGATCAGATTCTTAGTGAGATGGAAATTAGCCCCATCGTCGTTCACCACATAGGGGCCGCGGGCCAGCTGCGCGGCAAGTTCGTCGCGGGCACTGTTCGCATGCCGGGGATCGGCGAAATAGGTATCGTAGAAGGGCGCGACCACCGATGCCGGAGCACCCGTAAAGGCCGAAATCGTGCCGATGCCCGTGGCTCTGGCAGTGGGCGTCCCGACGCCGGCATAGAGCAACTCCAGTGGAACGAGCGGAGTCGGGCCTCCGGTCAGCGGTAACAGGCCGCTGACGGTGCCGAGCATATTCTCGCCCTTGTCGTGAAAATAATCGACGACGAGTTCGTTTTTGATCGAGCCGAGATTGACCGTGACGCTGCCGCGCCCGCCATAGCGTTCGAAGTCGCCGATGCGACGGCCGCCATAATAGAGATTCTTCTGAAAACCATGACGGCGCTGGAATATGCCGGCCAGACGAGCGGTCAGCGCGTCGCCTGCAATTGGCCCGCTGATAGCGCCTTCGATCTTCCGCGCGCCATGGTCGCCCGCAAGGGCGCTGGCATAGCCCGACAGCGTTTCGGTCGGCTTAGCCGTCGTGAACAGAACCGCGCCACCTGTCGCGCTGCGCCCGAACAACGTGCCCTGA contains the following coding sequences:
- the pcaF gene encoding 3-oxoadipyl-CoA thiolase; this encodes MSDAYICDAIRTSIGRYGGGLANLRADDLGALPLKAMLQRNPGLDPAAVEEVFFGCANQAGEDNRNVARMSLLLAGLPHSVPGVTLNRLCASGLEAIGAAARAIGSDEMALAFAGGVENMTRAPFVMGKTAQRFGRDQKIEDTTMGWRFINPALDAAVGTETMPRTGENVAAAYGISRADQDAFALRSHERALVAQRSGFHAEEILPLSVPSGKRGEATLFGMDEGPRADTTLEALQKLKPLFGADATVTAGNASSINDGAAALIVASEAAARDHGLTPRARILGMAAIGVEPRIMGIGPVPATQKLMARLNLKIDDFDAIELNEAFASQALAVLRALGLHDDAPHVNANGGAIALGHPLGMSGARLALTLVHQLEKTGGRLGLATLCVGVGMGLALAVERV
- a CDS encoding 3-oxoacid CoA-transferase subunit B; its protein translation is MNRLDRKQMAARVAQDIPEGAYVNLGIGLPTMIANFLPADREILLQSENGLLGMGPAPSPGDEDWELINAGKQAVTLLAGGSFFHHGDSFAMMRGGHIDICVLGAFQVSILGDIANWHSGAPGAIPAVGGAMDLAIGAKQTFVMMDLLTKQGQSKLVPSCSLPLTGLGCVSRLYTDVAVFNLGPEGVRVVETVDGVTIDMLRNLTGIALVSQ
- a CDS encoding NADP-dependent oxidoreductase encodes the protein MQTYEGKAIVLASRPTGKPAPDNFRVEDIAISHVPDGKVLIQNLWLSIEPYMMLSMKGSIPMSQRVHANRLNRLSDLYVSGVDIGQVMCGPTIARILVSKRDDFRAGDMVVAYGGWQDILIDDGSALLRIDPSAGHVTAQLGVLGIPGFTAYGAMREIAQPKAGETVVVSAAFGPVGSVAGQMARLAGARSVGIASGPDKCRRLVTDLGFDVALDRLVPDFAAQLAEACPNGIDVYFENVGGMIWWTVLPLLNERARIPLCGLVSRYASDGVDDGIDRSMEVIEAIQYKRLLIRGVSVFDYVPLEADFYREMAGWVERGDIRYVEDVAEGLASAPQALIDVLKGRNNGKMLVRLGRR
- a CDS encoding MarR family winged helix-turn-helix transcriptional regulator — its product is MGKKRHGAYSSGEFNSLVGSRIGRAYLCVRRAFRAGTAEIGLTPVEFTVLAHISGGDAQQSGISLALGISMQNLTTILDKLEQREIIKRTQSVKDRRVRAIRLTKAGEDLMERAAVLVDAVEDRITVAMTPGERAIFVELLDKVSGPEGAEAKTPDVALQSIISD
- a CDS encoding flavin-containing monooxygenase; amino-acid sequence: MEEVSAEVRQLVGQLDFDQAELARRYAYERDVRLRPDRNNQYIETEKEFSHYADDPYAEPLVRAAVEGHTDVIVVGGGIGGLVTASYLHDAGVDDVRIIEKGGDFGGTWYWNRYPGLRCDVESYVYMPLLERFGGFPTEKYSRGSEILDHLRKIARKLNLYDKALLQTQVMGLKWDKDAALWRVETDRGDKVTAKFVIMANGLLVKPKLPGIPGIEDFKGHTFHTSRWDYDYTGGSQNSALVNLADKRVGIVGTGATAVQVVPEVGSVAKELYVFQRTPAAVDYRYNRPTDVAWAGNLAPGWQDDRVVNFHAVAGGLIDGPDLVKDGWTEIGKLQDSTASWAAKKIGRPLNSAEAEFVTNALDDLKMNHLRARIDAEVKDPATAEALKPWHRRWCKRPSFSDEYLQTFNRPNVSIVDTAGKGIERMTANGVVAGGKEYELDCLIFATGYEVGTEYTRRAGYDVIGRDGVELGQYWHNGMRTYQGIFIHGFPNLFMCGWGQSAGTFSVTFMLSEQAKHIAFVLKTCLDRGLRTVEPSAEAVEDYVLSVRPLSISQRKFWQDCTPSYFTTEGDTANPHGMFANIPPVGPIQFYQDLEAWRARGDLKGLELA
- a CDS encoding SMP-30/gluconolactonase/LRE family protein, with product MMAEECKIVASGFRFNECPRWHDGALYLVDMYDRRVCRMDSDGQVNTVVELEHPGGLGWLPDGNLLVVASHDCKVLRYDGHGLHEHADLTGQGLVMVNDMVVGKSGNAYAGGLGAGFADGLLPPIPIFHITADGKVRPVAEGLYGPNGMVITPDGKTLIVAESFASRLTAFDIAGDGSLSNRRTWASLGGGEISSVEALLEKDFVIPDGIALDAEGAVWVADARGGGALRVAEGGQILERRSFGSDTAVAVALGGQDGRTLYAMAGPPFHKMAEIFGSTDRLYSIRTCAVDVAGVEVY
- a CDS encoding TonB-dependent receptor, with amino-acid sequence MLKRQLAVTTALGTALLAPDIALAQTAAHIVPSEAARGTAPGAETEVGDIVVTARRRDESLSKTPVSVAVISADTLAKAQVGSEQDLRFVAPGLTVRAGLSATSLNYSIRGQSQDAYSNSRPGVLPYINEVQIGGQGSATAFYDLQSVQVLKGPQGTLFGRSATGGAVLFTTAKPTETLSGYASALAGDHGARKIEGAISGPIAGDALTARLAGIFQRRHGFQKNLYYGGRRIGDFERYGGRGSVTVNLGSIKNELVVDYFHDKGENMLGTVSGLLPLTGGPTPLVPLELLYAGVGTPTARATGIGTISAFTGAPASVVAPFYDTYFADPRHANSARDELAAQLARGPYVVNDDGANFHLTKNLIVTNATTVELGGTARLKNILGYTRIRENYGNDADGFPFLVSGQRVGECICNFTRQISDELQLQGTALSDRLDYTIGGYFSDEKTTQRLTNNSLDILFGGFLQHLDNTVKNFTYAGYAQGSFKLTDTGLSATAGFRYTSEKVTRVTLPTNSSRIALGDPAPAGYDYNKSATYNKLSWTLGLQHQVDPTLLVYAASRRAYKSGGYNLLLPPLDGQGVQGGDSYGAEKIIDAELGTKFNGELGDVRTRLNAAFFYNWISNNQRAAYTFVGGGPAVLTVNVPKAEVYGLELDGSIQPTPWLFLGGNVNLTKSKFVDGNVNANGLPVVYDRVADTPKFSGVAYADVTIPLSAELSFLVHGDVYRQSSNFTSPRSLNSAGSIIPSYTTANFRLGLQNDSAGWSLTANLKNAFDKIYYVGGVATGESYQLNTLVPGEPRTFTIEARFKF
- a CDS encoding SDR family NAD(P)-dependent oxidoreductase, whose product is MKFDLETPEFPQGCAVVFGGSGGIGQAIAGLLAERGVPVMITYFSRPENVEGVVGEIRAAGGSAEIVQCDVRSKESVDNVLQKAAGLHGRIHSVISAGGLVLEIGPVVEFSLESFRAVIDTDVIGFFNIAQAAVAYLREGGGGSLTALLTAAIDRTFGNDGLSATPKAAVATLLRHIALEEARTGIRANGVGPGMIDAGMTEILKTGPTAFIYENAASMTPMGRAGQASEVAQVVVFLASARASFVTGQVVHCDGGFAL
- a CDS encoding 3-oxoacid CoA-transferase subunit A, coding for MIDKASSSPKIAVGDIRDGASIMIGGFGTAGMPDELIEGLIAGGARNLTIISNNAGNGETGVAALIKEGRVSKIVCSFPRQSDSHHFDAAYRAGQIELELVPQGNLAARIQAAGAGLGAIFTPTGFGTLLAEGKETRRINDRDYVMEYPIHADFALIKALKGDRWGNLVYRKTARNFGPIMAMAARTTIAQVEELVPLGALDPEVVVTPGIFVQRVVRITHVAAAEARLGEAT